The nucleotide sequence ATACCCACATAAACAGAGGCAAAACGATCACCGCTTAGCGGGGCAAGTGTCATCGTGGTCATTTCCGGCATATCTTCGTAAAAGTGCTCTTCTACAATGTCCTTACTGATATTGAAGCGAGTCACCTTAAATTGAAACCGATCGAGCACCAAAAGATTGTCATTCTCATCTATGGCAATTTCCGTAATTCTGTTAAACTCGCCGGGGCCCCTTCCCGGTCCGCCAAAACTTTTCAGGTAATCACCCTCCGGGGTATACATGTGTATGGTTCTGCCTCTGTGGTCCGATACGAAAATTCGTCCTTCACTGTCCGTTGCCACGGATTGAGGCATATACAGATATCCGGGTTCTCCAAATTCTGTTTGCTCACCTACTGTAAACAGATACTCGGATTCTACATTTATATTTTGTGCAAACAGGTTGTTCTGAACAACCAATATGAGGAATGTGATCCTGAATAATAATTTCAAATCGAACAATACTATGATTATCGTTTACCAGAAATAACGAAATGACAAGTCATTTTCAAAATCCTTGGTATTTTCCTTTCAGCTCAATCAATAATCGAATCCATATTATAACATTTAACGCCTCCGGCGTTGTAGGATGTTGCCCCATTCCTTCCCCTGGCTTTCGCCCGGGGCTATTCTGATTGGTCCACCGTCGGACGGATTGTCTGGTGTCGGAAGTTCACGTATCAGCCGGCGTGAGTTTGCGTTTTTGGGCTCACTCCCAAATACCAGAGGATGTTCCGGATTATAAATTTCAACCTCTCATTTCAATTTCTTACACAAGGTACTTCTCATCAAAATCAACTTTGTGTTCCTTCAAGAGTGCTCTTAATTCCACGGTAAATGAATCGACCTTGTGCCTCTGTTCCTGATTTTTTATGTATTGAATCAATCTTGACTTTTCTTTCTCGCTGTGCGTAAATGCAGCATATCCATTTTGCCACCCTGAAAATGTTTCGAACAGCTGCATCTCTTTTATAAAACATGTACTCGCAAGCTTTATATCTTTCACCAATCCTGATAAAGATTGATCCGGATGAATATGGCTTAGAATGTGGATATGGTCATCCACACCATTGATTTGATACAGCTTGCATCTCTTGTTCCTTAATATCCCTGTAATAAATCTGTAAAGATCTTCTCTCCCGGGTTTTGTCAGACATGCAGACCGGTGTTTTGTACTGAAAACGATGTGATGATAATTTTTCAGATAGGTATTCATGGTCTCTCCGTTTTTTATGCAAACCAAAATTGTATCTCTCTAACCTTATGAACCGGGATTCAGGATTTCCTTACAAAAAAAATTTATGCCTCACGAATTATTCAACACCTCCGGCGTTGTGGGGAAAGGCGCCCTTCCCTACCCCGGGCTTCCGCCCGGGGCTATTGACATTGATCCGCCATCCGGCGGATCGGGATCTTGGCAGGAGATCTTACCCATTTGGCTGGGCCAAATCCTGAAGGTCACTAACAGATTGGTTTCAGTACATGAAACTATGGTATAGCCATTCATTCCATGCTAAAATATACCACCAAAATTATTTTGGGCCGATACGTTGATTTTCAACATACATTCACAGACGCCGGGAGGCGTCCAAATTCATTAGCCCCGGGTGGCAACCCGGGGTTCGCTATCGGCCGGGATCGGGCAACACCGGAGGTGTTGAATGGTATGTGGTGGCACATTCCTTGCCAGGACCGGTTGCCAATCTTAACGATTATCCTCTTAATCACATATTCAACGCCTTTGGCGTTGCAGGATCATGCCCCATTCCTTCCCCGGGCTTCCGCCTGGGGCTATTGACGTTGATCCGCCAACCGGCGGACTGGATGAGTGTCATAAACCAGAGATCCAGTTTATTTAAGGCAAATAAAATCACACATCGCAAGTCACAAATCGTCCATCACTCATCCTATTCGGCCCACTCCCTGGGATTCTGAAGCACCTCAATAAGTTCCGCCTCTCTGCTGCCTTCTGCCGGCTGAAAATCATAATCCCATCGCACCTGCGGTGGCAGGCTCATGAGGATAGATTCGATGCGGCCGTTGGTCTTCAGCCCAAAGAGCGTTCCCCGGTCGTGAATCAGGTTGAACTCCACATACCGCCCGCGCCGTATCTCCTGCCAGTACTTTTGGGCCGGGTTATAGGGCTCATGAACCCGGTTGCGAACGATAGGCAGGTAGGCATCCAGAAAAACTTTTCCAATATCGGTAGTAAAAGAGTGCCAGTCACCGATGGACCGTTTCTCATCGGCGCGCAGGTAATCAAAAAACAGTCCGCCGATTCCTCTTGCCTCACCCCGGTGGGAGTTGTGAAAATAGTCATCGCACTGCTGCTTGAATTTCGGATAGAGGTCTTTCCCATGCGGATCGCACGCCTCTTTGAACACCCTGTGAAAGTGTTCCGCATCCTCATCCCACAGGTAATAGGGCGTCAGATCGGCCCCGCCGCCAAACCAGGCGTCTGAGACGTTTTCCATCTGCTCATCCTCATACAGCTCAAAATAGCGGAAATTGGCATGAACAGTGGGTACCATCGGGCTTTCTGGATGAATCACCAATGAAATGCCCCCGGCCCAGAACCACCCCTGCTCCACGTTAAAATGCTTCTTAATCGGATCAGGAAGCTCTCCGTGCACGGTTGAAATATTCACCCCGCCTTTTTCAAATACCTCTCCTTTTTCAATCACGCGGGTTCGTCCGCCGCCGCCTCCGTCACGCTCCCAGTTATCCTCGCGAAACGCAGCTTTTCCGTCAACCTCTTCCAGCGCAGAGCAGATTTCATCCTGCAGGTTGTGGATGTATTGGGTAAAAGATTCTTTGGTTGTTGGCATTGGTCGTTTTATTCTTTTTTTAGGGTTAATTAGAAACCCAAATCACAGAGTGCTGTTTAGTAAAGCAAGGAGTGAGTTAATTTATTGGCTACCGAGCCTTTCTAAACACACCCCTGATTCTCGACAGTATCGCTTTGCGATCTGTCTCAAATCGGTCCCCTCTTCCCATTGGGATCCCTTCGGGGCAAGAGGGGACTTTACATATCATGCTTTAAATGGCTTAAAAACCCATAAAATTACTCTTCTGCCTTTTCACTCTCCACTCCCATATTCCTTTACACTATCCACAAACGCCCTGGCGTGATCTACCGGTACGTGGGGCAGTATACCGTGGCCCAGGTTCGCGATGTAGCGCCGGGCTCCAAAACGGTCGATCATCCTTCGGGTCTGCTTCCGGATCTCGGGAATGGGTGCCAGCAGGTGCGTCGGATCGAAATTACCCTGCAGCGTAATCTCACTGCGCGATTTCAGGCGGGCAAACTCCGGGGAGATTGTCCAGTCCAGGCCAAGCGCCGCAGCTCCGCTTTTAAAACTGAGCCGTTCAAGCGCGTACCACGCGCCTTTGGCAAACAGGATCACGGGTACATCCCTGATTGCGTGCGTAATTTCCATCAGGTACGGCATGGCCCACTCGTTGAAATCGTCGGGACTCAGGAGCCCGGCCCAGGAATCGAAAACCTGAACCGCCTGCGCACCGGCGTCCACCTGTGCCCGGAGATAGTCGATCGTGGCTTTGGTCAGTTCTTTCATCACATGACGCGATGCATCCGGATGCTGAAACAGGAAGGCTTTCGCCTTATCAAAGTTTTTGGATCCCTCGCCCTGCACCATGTAGCAAAAGAGGGTCCATGGAGCGCCGGCAAAGCCGATCAGCGGTACTCGTCCGTTCAGCTCCTTCCGGGTGAGGGTGATGGCGTCCATTACATGCTGCAGCTTTTGCGCCACGTCCTCTGCAAGTATGGCAAACGCATCGTCTTCCGTCCGGATCGGGTTTCCCATCACAGGCCCCTTGCCCGGCACCATCTGCACATCGATGTTGAGCGCCTGGGGCACCGTGAGGATATCGGAAAAGATGATGGCTGCGTCCGGCTCCAGCTCATCAATCGGCTGAATGGTGATTTCACAGGCCAGTTCCGGCGTCTCCACACGCTCAAAAAAGGTGTACTTTTTCCGCAGCACCATGTACTGCGGCAGGTAGCGTCCGGCCTGGCGCATCATCCATACCGGCGGACGCTCCACCTCTTCTCCTTTAAGAGCGCGGAGGAAAAGGTCGTTTTTGAGTTCGGGGAAGTTGTGTGACATGATTTATTTAATTCAGGTATTTATAAAATGTTTGGGAATTTGTCCCCCTTATCCCGTGGGGATCCCTATGGGAAAAGGGGGATATTCACATTTCGGAGATGAGCTCTGCTCCAATTCTCAATCTGGTTGAACACACCCCTATATCCCCTCTCGAGAGGGGACTTTTTGGTTTCTTCCTTTAGTTTCAAATATCCTCCATTAATTTGGCCACAAACTTTAAAAACATTTCCGTATCGGGCTGAGGGGAGATATGAACATGCTTCCCGGATTCGATGCTGAGT is from Rhodohalobacter mucosus and encodes:
- the tnpA gene encoding IS200/IS605 family transposase, encoding MNTYLKNYHHIVFSTKHRSACLTKPGREDLYRFITGILRNKRCKLYQINGVDDHIHILSHIHPDQSLSGLVKDIKLASTCFIKEMQLFETFSGWQNGYAAFTHSEKEKSRLIQYIKNQEQRHKVDSFTVELRALLKEHKVDFDEKYLV
- the hemF gene encoding oxygen-dependent coproporphyrinogen oxidase; the protein is MPTTKESFTQYIHNLQDEICSALEEVDGKAAFREDNWERDGGGGGRTRVIEKGEVFEKGGVNISTVHGELPDPIKKHFNVEQGWFWAGGISLVIHPESPMVPTVHANFRYFELYEDEQMENVSDAWFGGGADLTPYYLWDEDAEHFHRVFKEACDPHGKDLYPKFKQQCDDYFHNSHRGEARGIGGLFFDYLRADEKRSIGDWHSFTTDIGKVFLDAYLPIVRNRVHEPYNPAQKYWQEIRRGRYVEFNLIHDRGTLFGLKTNGRIESILMSLPPQVRWDYDFQPAEGSREAELIEVLQNPREWAE
- the hemE gene encoding uroporphyrinogen decarboxylase, with protein sequence MSHNFPELKNDLFLRALKGEEVERPPVWMMRQAGRYLPQYMVLRKKYTFFERVETPELACEITIQPIDELEPDAAIIFSDILTVPQALNIDVQMVPGKGPVMGNPIRTEDDAFAILAEDVAQKLQHVMDAITLTRKELNGRVPLIGFAGAPWTLFCYMVQGEGSKNFDKAKAFLFQHPDASRHVMKELTKATIDYLRAQVDAGAQAVQVFDSWAGLLSPDDFNEWAMPYLMEITHAIRDVPVILFAKGAWYALERLSFKSGAAALGLDWTISPEFARLKSRSEITLQGNFDPTHLLAPIPEIRKQTRRMIDRFGARRYIANLGHGILPHVPVDHARAFVDSVKEYGSGE